Proteins encoded in a region of the Methylosinus trichosporium OB3b genome:
- a CDS encoding DUF2293 domain-containing protein yields the protein MRLHHPNCPSKHRGAIVARVAGRAWIEANIGKAVGITMDCYVRHTLTEYEGLLASGMNRDVARKMVKSKVDETIASWAPAPAS from the coding sequence ATGCGGTTACACCATCCAAATTGTCCGTCGAAGCATCGAGGCGCCATTGTGGCTCGGGTTGCCGGTCGAGCCTGGATCGAAGCGAACATCGGAAAAGCCGTCGGCATCACGATGGATTGCTACGTCCGGCATACGCTCACGGAATATGAAGGTCTGCTCGCGAGCGGAATGAACCGAGACGTGGCGAGGAAGATGGTCAAATCCAAGGTGGATGAGACGATCGCATCATGGGCGCCAGCGCCGGCGAGCTGA
- the tnpA gene encoding IS66-like element accessory protein TnpA, with the protein MTLITGGERRRRWRNEDRTRILAAIAEPGAVVADVARREDVCTSLVYKWRRAAQREASAAVCGFSPVIIEPAPRVATSQEQPLQESAAGVVEVELNDVRVKISATAPSSVIAATLKALRS; encoded by the coding sequence ATGACATTGATCACGGGCGGCGAACGACGGCGCCGATGGAGAAACGAAGACCGGACGCGGATATTGGCGGCGATCGCCGAGCCGGGCGCGGTGGTCGCCGATGTGGCGCGGCGCGAGGATGTTTGCACGAGCCTCGTCTACAAATGGCGGCGCGCGGCGCAGCGGGAGGCGAGCGCCGCTGTGTGCGGATTTTCGCCGGTGATCATCGAGCCCGCTCCGCGAGTGGCGACGTCACAGGAACAGCCGCTGCAAGAATCCGCGGCCGGCGTCGTCGAAGTCGAGCTGAACGACGTGCGTGTGAAGATCAGCGCCACGGCGCCGTCTTCCGTGATCGCTGCGACCTTGAAGGCGCTGCGCTCATGA
- the tnpB gene encoding IS66 family insertion sequence element accessory protein TnpB (TnpB, as the term is used for proteins encoded by IS66 family insertion elements, is considered an accessory protein, since TnpC, encoded by a neighboring gene, is a DDE family transposase.): protein MIPLPAGCRVWIATGHTDMRRGMQGLALQVQEQLQRDPHAGDLYIFRGRRGDLAKILWHDGLGLSLYAKRLDRGKFIWPSASAGAVSISAAQMAYMLEGIDWRNPQSTWRPASAG, encoded by the coding sequence ATGATTCCCTTGCCTGCGGGTTGCCGGGTCTGGATCGCCACCGGCCATACGGATATGCGACGCGGCATGCAGGGCCTGGCGCTTCAGGTTCAAGAGCAGTTGCAACGCGATCCTCACGCCGGTGACCTCTACATTTTCCGCGGGCGCCGCGGCGATCTCGCAAAAATCCTCTGGCACGACGGGCTCGGCCTGTCGTTATACGCCAAGCGGCTCGACCGTGGAAAGTTCATCTGGCCCTCGGCGAGCGCGGGCGCGGTGTCGATTTCGGCCGCCCAGATGGCCTATATGCTCGAGGGAATTGATTGGCGAAATCCGCAATCGACATGGCGTCCAGCAAGCGCGGGATGA
- the tnpC gene encoding IS66 family transposase has protein sequence MDAIGKALLDENAALRAELAVARAKASEDMALIAAQKLQIAKLERQIYGQKSERSARLLEQLALMFEELEASATEDEIAAEQAVAKTTAVAGFARKRPERNTFPEHLPRERVVIEAPTSCACCGGQRLRKLGEDVTQTLETTPRQWKVIETVREKFSCRDCEKITQPPAPFHVVPRGWAGPSLLAMIAFEKFGQHQPLNRQADRYALEGAPIALSTMADAIGSICAALEPLRLLIEEHVLSAERLHGDDTIVPVLAKGKTDTGRCWVYVRDDAPFDGAGPPAAIFYYSRDRKGEHPQTHLANYSGILQADAYDGYNKLYAAERKPGPILEAACWAHARRPFFVMADIDANVRRKAAGKKEIPLSPIAIEIVRRIDALFEIERSINGKSAQERLAVRRASSRPLVDALESYMREQVAKLSRGHDLAKAMQYMLKRWPAFTLFLDDGRVCVSNNAAERGLRGIALGRKSWQFCGSDRGGERAAAMYGLIVTAKMNGVDPQAWLADVLARIAAHPAHRLDELLPWNWRQKDKAAPALAA, from the coding sequence ATGGACGCCATCGGCAAAGCCCTGTTGGACGAAAACGCCGCGCTGAGAGCCGAGCTCGCCGTCGCGCGCGCGAAGGCGTCGGAAGACATGGCGCTGATCGCCGCGCAGAAGCTTCAGATCGCCAAGCTGGAGCGCCAGATATACGGGCAGAAATCGGAGCGGTCGGCGCGTCTTCTCGAGCAATTGGCGCTCATGTTCGAAGAGCTGGAAGCGAGCGCGACGGAAGACGAGATCGCCGCGGAACAGGCGGTCGCGAAGACGACGGCGGTCGCCGGCTTCGCGCGCAAACGGCCGGAGCGCAACACCTTCCCGGAACACCTGCCGCGCGAGCGCGTCGTGATCGAGGCGCCGACGAGCTGCGCCTGCTGTGGCGGCCAGCGCCTGCGCAAGCTCGGCGAGGATGTGACGCAGACATTGGAGACGACGCCGCGTCAGTGGAAAGTGATCGAGACCGTGCGGGAAAAGTTCTCCTGCCGGGACTGCGAGAAGATCACGCAGCCGCCGGCGCCATTCCATGTCGTTCCGCGCGGCTGGGCGGGGCCGAGCCTTTTGGCGATGATCGCTTTCGAGAAGTTCGGCCAGCATCAGCCGCTGAACCGTCAGGCGGATCGTTATGCGCTCGAAGGCGCGCCGATCGCTTTGTCGACCATGGCCGATGCGATCGGCTCCATTTGCGCCGCGCTCGAGCCACTGCGCCTTCTCATAGAAGAGCATGTTCTCTCTGCCGAGCGCCTGCATGGCGACGATACGATCGTGCCCGTGCTGGCGAAGGGCAAAACCGACACCGGCCGCTGCTGGGTCTATGTGCGCGACGATGCGCCCTTCGACGGCGCCGGACCGCCCGCTGCGATTTTCTATTACTCGCGTGATCGCAAAGGCGAACATCCGCAGACCCATTTGGCGAACTACTCCGGCATTCTGCAAGCGGACGCCTATGACGGCTACAACAAGCTGTATGCAGCGGAGCGCAAGCCTGGTCCGATTCTCGAAGCGGCGTGTTGGGCGCACGCGCGGCGCCCGTTCTTCGTCATGGCCGACATCGATGCGAACGTCCGTCGCAAGGCGGCGGGGAAAAAGGAGATTCCTTTGTCGCCGATCGCGATAGAGATCGTGCGCCGCATCGATGCGCTGTTCGAGATCGAGAGGTCGATCAACGGCAAGAGCGCGCAAGAACGCCTCGCCGTTCGCCGAGCGTCGAGCCGACCTCTCGTCGACGCGCTCGAGAGCTATATGCGCGAACAGGTCGCCAAGCTCTCGCGTGGACATGATCTTGCCAAAGCGATGCAATATATGCTGAAGCGATGGCCGGCCTTCACGCTGTTCCTCGACGACGGGCGCGTTTGCGTCTCGAACAATGCAGCCGAGCGTGGACTGCGGGGAATTGCTCTGGGACGAAAATCATGGCAGTTCTGCGGGTCTGACCGTGGAGGCGAGCGCGCCGCCGCTATGTATGGGCTCATCGTCACAGCGAAGATGAACGGCGTCGATCCGCAGGCCTGGCTCGCCGACGTCCTCGCGCGCATCGCCGCGCATCCGGCGCATCGGCTCGATGAATTGCTGCCGTGGAACTGGCGCCAGAAGGATAAAGCTGCGCCGGCGCTGGCGGCCTGA
- a CDS encoding tyrosine-type recombinase/integrase — MDQQRGHVVTFNGAPVASVKVALARAVQLAELESGVTAYTLRHSAASWLVAKGLPTRKVADFLGTSEQMIINHYGHLAPDYQDEAALAIGRR, encoded by the coding sequence ATGGACCAACAGCGAGGCCATGTGGTGACGTTCAACGGCGCTCCCGTCGCGAGCGTCAAGGTCGCCCTGGCGCGCGCCGTGCAGCTCGCCGAGCTGGAATCAGGCGTGACCGCCTACACGCTGCGCCATTCGGCTGCGTCATGGCTCGTCGCGAAAGGACTGCCGACCCGCAAGGTCGCCGACTTCCTCGGGACGAGCGAGCAGATGATCATCAATCACTACGGCCATCTCGCGCCCGACTATCAGGATGAAGCGGCGCTGGCGATCGGGCGACGTTGA
- a CDS encoding L-threonylcarbamoyladenylate synthase: protein MTALAPADAAAIERAARLLRDGGLVAFPTETVYGLGADATSPAAVARIYRAKGRPSFNPLIAHVADLDAALAEAALPKAAIRLAETLWPGPLTLVAPRVAAGSVCDLACAGLASVALRVPEAPVALALIRAAGRPIAAPSANRSGHVSPVTAAHVIEDLDGAVDLVLDGGRAERGVESTILSFVGETPRLLRPGALARETLEALLGRPLETTGAAAAVVAPGMTASHYAPRARLRLDASALREGEAGLDFAGALRARADAAAMIVDLSPKGDLEEAAANLFGHLRELDARGADHIAVAPIPAHGLGEAIADRLRRAAAPRTKA from the coding sequence ATGACCGCGCTCGCGCCGGCCGACGCCGCCGCGATCGAGCGGGCGGCGCGCCTGCTGCGTGACGGCGGCCTCGTCGCCTTTCCGACCGAAACCGTCTATGGGCTCGGCGCCGACGCGACCTCGCCGGCGGCCGTCGCGCGCATCTACCGCGCCAAGGGTCGGCCGAGCTTCAATCCGCTCATCGCCCATGTCGCCGATCTCGACGCCGCGCTCGCCGAGGCGGCGCTGCCGAAAGCGGCGATCCGCCTCGCAGAGACGCTGTGGCCCGGCCCGCTCACCCTCGTCGCGCCGCGCGTGGCTGCGGGCTCGGTCTGCGATCTCGCCTGCGCCGGCCTCGCCAGCGTCGCCTTGCGGGTTCCGGAGGCGCCGGTCGCTCTCGCGCTCATTCGCGCCGCCGGCCGGCCGATCGCGGCGCCCTCCGCCAATCGCTCCGGCCATGTGAGCCCGGTGACGGCCGCCCATGTCATCGAGGATTTGGACGGCGCCGTCGATCTCGTGCTCGACGGCGGCCGCGCCGAGCGCGGGGTCGAATCCACGATTCTCTCCTTCGTCGGCGAGACGCCGCGCCTGCTGCGGCCGGGCGCTCTCGCGCGCGAAACGCTGGAAGCCTTGCTGGGCCGGCCGCTCGAAACGACCGGCGCCGCCGCCGCGGTGGTCGCGCCGGGCATGACCGCCTCGCATTATGCGCCCCGAGCGCGCCTGCGGCTCGACGCGAGCGCGCTGCGCGAGGGCGAGGCCGGGCTCGATTTCGCGGGCGCGCTCCGCGCGCGCGCCGATGCGGCCGCGATGATTGTCGATCTCTCGCCGAAGGGCGATCTCGAGGAGGCGGCGGCCAATCTCTTCGGCCATTTGCGCGAGCTCGACGCCCGCGGCGCCGATCACATCGCCGTGGCGCCCATTCCCGCCCATGGCCTCGGCGAGGCGATCGCCGACCGTCTGCGCCGCGCCGCCGCGCCCCGCACGAAAGCTTAG
- a CDS encoding RNA polymerase sigma factor produces the protein MLGVLVRDLQRSEERRLHRFFLQRLRNWADAADATQETFLRLLSSAPRAAVDNPKAYLFQTARHIAFDHALRLRKRAGVECPVADPQAVLCVPCDAPSPEKTLIDQQQLRLFEEALLRLPARARTALLLSRIEGWTYPLIAEHLGVSANTVYNDVRMAMAHCMSVMARLERD, from the coding sequence ATGCTCGGGGTGTTGGTGCGTGATCTGCAGCGTTCGGAGGAGAGGCGGCTTCATCGCTTTTTCCTGCAACGCCTCCGAAACTGGGCGGACGCCGCCGACGCCACGCAGGAGACCTTTCTTCGCCTGCTATCGAGCGCGCCGCGCGCCGCCGTCGACAATCCCAAGGCCTATCTGTTCCAGACCGCGCGCCATATCGCCTTCGATCACGCGCTGCGGCTCCGCAAACGCGCCGGCGTCGAATGTCCGGTCGCCGATCCGCAGGCCGTGCTCTGCGTGCCCTGCGACGCGCCATCCCCGGAGAAGACGCTCATCGATCAGCAGCAGCTTCGGCTGTTCGAGGAAGCGCTGCTGCGCCTGCCCGCGCGCGCCCGCACGGCGCTGCTGCTGAGCCGCATCGAGGGCTGGACCTATCCGCTCATCGCCGAGCATCTCGGGGTGTCCGCGAACACCGTCTATAACGACGTGCGAATGGCGATGGCGCATTGCATGAGCGTCATGGCGCGGCTGGAACGCGACTGA
- a CDS encoding FecR family protein: MTQNPGPEPSAAETIDDPSMAEALDWFVRLQAAPGDARTARAFRDWLEGDPRRGEAFSKVVAAWGAPELLLAARNVAAATGFVAPRRASRRRARARKATTAAVLAILALAQVPELLLRLRADHLTVAGEQKRIALPDGSSMTLNTGTAVALDFAEGRRRVSLLRGEAYFDVLPDRGRSFEVVGRFGQVVVKGTAFSVKLDAEEDDVVLGRGSVDVARRAQPRDHAVLAPGETVAVTDGAVSPVTHVDTARSLAWLEGRISFHDQPLARVLDDIRRYYPGRIFVLRRGLEQIAVSGNYRLDRPALIVESLAEAAGATMTTLPGGVIILR; the protein is encoded by the coding sequence ATGACGCAAAATCCTGGTCCCGAGCCGAGCGCTGCGGAGACGATCGACGATCCCTCGATGGCCGAGGCGCTGGACTGGTTCGTCCGGTTGCAGGCCGCGCCAGGAGATGCGCGGACGGCGCGGGCGTTTCGTGACTGGCTGGAGGGCGATCCACGCCGCGGCGAAGCTTTCTCGAAAGTCGTCGCGGCCTGGGGCGCGCCGGAACTGCTTCTCGCCGCCCGCAATGTCGCGGCGGCGACCGGCTTCGTCGCGCCTCGGCGAGCCTCACGGCGGCGCGCCCGGGCCCGGAAGGCGACGACGGCGGCGGTCCTGGCGATACTCGCTCTGGCGCAGGTCCCGGAACTCCTGCTGCGGCTGCGCGCCGATCATCTCACCGTCGCCGGCGAGCAGAAGCGGATCGCGCTTCCCGACGGCTCATCGATGACCCTCAACACCGGAACCGCCGTCGCGCTGGATTTCGCCGAGGGGCGGCGGCGGGTCAGCCTGCTGCGCGGCGAGGCCTATTTCGACGTGCTGCCCGATCGCGGCCGCTCGTTCGAGGTGGTTGGACGCTTCGGACAGGTCGTGGTGAAGGGCACCGCTTTCTCGGTCAAGCTCGATGCGGAGGAAGACGACGTCGTGCTCGGCCGGGGCTCCGTGGATGTGGCGCGGCGCGCGCAGCCGCGCGACCATGCCGTGCTCGCGCCCGGCGAAACCGTCGCGGTGACGGACGGGGCCGTGTCGCCGGTGACGCACGTCGACACGGCGCGGTCGCTGGCCTGGCTCGAGGGTCGGATCAGCTTCCACGACCAGCCGCTCGCAAGAGTGCTCGACGATATCCGCCGCTATTATCCGGGACGGATCTTCGTCTTGCGTCGCGGCCTCGAGCAAATCGCCGTTTCGGGAAATTATCGGCTGGATCGACCGGCCCTCATCGTCGAATCGCTCGCCGAGGCCGCCGGCGCGACGATGACCACGCTCCCCGGCGGCGTCATCATTCTACGCTGA
- a CDS encoding TonB-dependent siderophore receptor: MIVSSRTKAEKQSAGVRRPTALLLTTTILCAGALVATTARAQGSAPTQNRMVSFAIPAQPLPAAIDAFIRATGWQVGYPSRIADGLTSTPVSGAMPPAQALRSLLAGTGLGVRFTGSTTATLTGRSAAIPPAALGDAVPLDVIDVGAEGAGRAYVATRSVAGAKVDTPLIETPQTISVVTRKELDQRAVQDFAAAVAYTPGIAVVDYPGGPGAPDYSLRGFRDVGLFGVYRDGLRAGFNNYDTNFEPFGLERVDVVKGPSSVLYGQTSPGGLVNLTTKRPTAAPLHEIALQTGSYGRRQIAVDFGGPVDSSGDALYRFTGLFRNAGTQIDHAPDDRLYLAPSVTLRPAEKTEITLLASYFKLKMSAAEQSIPRSALGIIGTNVYLGVPGQSNWNVENISIGYRLDHELNADWSLRQNARYMHSKVDFRYAYSAAWPVELVDGHYYPVGLQDRPKSTNTYLIDTNIQGRAATGPVSHTLLAGLDYAYYTGKESRRNSLTTLTIDVLSPVYPTTNFVYADPWVDGRSNVGQLGVYVQDQLRYDKWILTLGGRHDWVVGTEIDNLAGSTQTTRDQAFTGRAGLGYVFDNGVAPYASYATSFQPVTGVYAPERGGGAFEPTTGIQYEVGVKYQPDGWNGFLSASLYEITQQHVSTNDPLYSGFTVQQGEIRSRGVELEGKAELTEELSLIASWALIGAEITKDNPAVGSATSSVGLRPKGVPRQTASAWGDYRFKSGALEGLGLGLGVRYVGTSENSGNTETIPDYALVDAAVRFDLGALHPDLGGASLALNVSNLADRKYYSAGFYDNTVLYGNRRQFLATLKYDW; the protein is encoded by the coding sequence ATGATCGTGAGTTCCAGGACGAAAGCGGAGAAACAGTCGGCGGGCGTCCGGCGCCCGACGGCCCTGCTCCTGACGACGACGATCCTCTGCGCCGGGGCCCTCGTCGCGACGACGGCGCGCGCGCAGGGCTCGGCGCCGACGCAGAACCGCATGGTCTCCTTCGCCATCCCGGCGCAGCCTTTGCCGGCGGCGATCGACGCCTTCATCCGGGCGACCGGCTGGCAGGTCGGCTACCCCTCGCGCATCGCCGACGGCTTGACGTCCACGCCCGTGTCCGGCGCCATGCCGCCGGCGCAGGCGCTCCGCTCGCTGCTCGCCGGCACGGGGCTCGGCGTGCGCTTCACCGGCTCGACGACCGCGACGCTGACCGGGCGCAGCGCCGCGATCCCGCCGGCGGCGCTCGGCGACGCCGTGCCTCTGGACGTCATCGACGTCGGCGCGGAAGGCGCCGGCCGCGCCTATGTCGCCACCCGCAGCGTCGCCGGCGCCAAGGTCGACACGCCGCTCATCGAGACGCCGCAGACGATTTCCGTCGTGACCCGCAAGGAGCTCGACCAGCGCGCCGTGCAGGACTTCGCCGCGGCGGTCGCCTACACGCCCGGCATCGCCGTCGTCGATTATCCCGGCGGTCCGGGCGCGCCTGATTATTCGTTGCGCGGCTTCCGTGACGTCGGACTGTTCGGCGTCTACCGCGACGGCTTGCGCGCGGGCTTCAACAATTACGACACGAATTTCGAGCCGTTCGGATTGGAGCGCGTCGATGTGGTCAAGGGGCCGTCGTCGGTTCTCTACGGCCAGACGTCCCCCGGCGGACTCGTCAATTTGACCACCAAGCGGCCGACCGCGGCTCCGCTGCATGAAATCGCGCTGCAGACCGGCAGCTACGGCCGCCGTCAGATCGCCGTCGATTTCGGCGGGCCGGTCGATTCGAGCGGCGATGCGCTGTACCGCTTCACCGGCCTGTTCCGAAACGCCGGCACGCAGATCGATCATGCGCCGGACGACCGCCTCTACCTCGCCCCGTCGGTGACCCTGAGGCCGGCGGAGAAGACCGAGATCACGCTGCTCGCCAGCTATTTCAAGCTGAAGATGAGCGCGGCGGAGCAGAGCATTCCCCGCAGCGCGCTCGGCATCATCGGCACGAACGTCTATCTCGGCGTTCCGGGCCAGTCGAATTGGAATGTCGAGAACATATCGATCGGATACCGGCTCGACCACGAGCTGAATGCGGATTGGAGCCTTCGCCAGAACGCACGCTACATGCATTCGAAGGTCGATTTTCGCTATGCCTACAGCGCCGCTTGGCCGGTGGAGCTGGTCGACGGACACTATTATCCGGTCGGACTGCAGGACCGGCCCAAGAGCACCAACACATATCTCATCGACACCAATATTCAGGGCAGAGCGGCCACCGGCCCGGTGTCGCATACTCTGCTCGCCGGCCTCGACTACGCCTATTACACGGGCAAGGAGTCACGGCGGAACTCGCTGACGACGCTCACCATCGACGTGCTGAGTCCGGTCTATCCGACGACGAATTTCGTCTATGCCGACCCTTGGGTGGACGGGCGCAGCAATGTCGGGCAGCTCGGCGTCTATGTGCAGGATCAGCTGCGTTACGACAAATGGATTCTCACTCTCGGCGGTCGTCACGATTGGGTCGTCGGCACGGAGATCGACAATCTCGCGGGCAGCACGCAGACGACGCGCGATCAGGCGTTCACCGGCCGCGCCGGATTGGGCTATGTGTTCGACAATGGCGTCGCGCCCTACGCCAGCTATGCGACATCGTTTCAGCCCGTCACGGGCGTCTATGCGCCCGAGCGCGGCGGCGGCGCCTTCGAGCCGACCACCGGAATCCAATATGAGGTCGGCGTCAAATATCAGCCCGACGGCTGGAACGGCTTCCTGTCCGCATCGCTCTATGAGATCACGCAGCAGCATGTCTCGACCAATGACCCGCTCTACAGCGGCTTCACGGTGCAGCAGGGCGAGATCCGTTCGCGTGGCGTCGAACTCGAAGGCAAGGCGGAGCTGACCGAAGAGCTCAGCCTGATCGCGTCTTGGGCGCTCATCGGCGCCGAGATCACCAAGGACAATCCCGCGGTCGGCTCGGCGACCAGTTCGGTCGGCTTGCGCCCGAAGGGCGTGCCGCGCCAGACGGCCTCGGCCTGGGGCGACTATCGCTTCAAATCGGGCGCGCTGGAAGGCCTCGGCCTCGGGCTCGGCGTCCGCTATGTCGGAACCTCCGAGAACTCCGGCAACACCGAGACCATCCCCGATTATGCGCTGGTGGACGCCGCTGTGCGCTTCGACCTCGGCGCGCTGCATCCCGATCTCGGCGGCGCGAGCCTTGCGCTCAACGTCAGCAATCTGGCCGACAGGAAATACTATTCAGCGGGATTCTACGACAACACCGTGCTGTACGGAAATCGCCGTCAGTTCCTGGCGACGTTGAAATACGACTGGTGA
- a CDS encoding GNAT family N-acetyltransferase, protein MYLLSNLFPKPRFAIRPIGAEHAADCARLHAASFAFPWSKIDFETMLTESNVLADGAFNDKLLKDEVGGMALSRLLPPDAEILTFAVDPKRRGAGLGRELLAAHLTNLERGGARLVFLEVGEDNAAALKLYERLGFQTIGRRENYYKHPSGERLAALTMRCEL, encoded by the coding sequence ATGTATCTGTTGTCGAACCTCTTTCCCAAGCCGCGCTTCGCCATCCGCCCGATCGGCGCGGAGCACGCCGCCGATTGCGCGCGCCTCCATGCCGCCTCCTTCGCCTTTCCCTGGTCGAAGATCGATTTCGAGACCATGCTGACCGAGTCGAATGTGCTCGCCGACGGGGCCTTCAACGACAAGCTGCTGAAGGACGAGGTCGGCGGCATGGCGCTCTCGCGGCTGCTGCCGCCGGACGCCGAGATTTTGACCTTCGCCGTCGATCCGAAGCGTCGCGGCGCGGGGCTCGGCCGCGAGCTGCTCGCCGCTCATCTCACCAATCTCGAGCGCGGCGGCGCGCGCCTCGTCTTCCTCGAGGTCGGCGAGGACAACGCCGCGGCGCTGAAGCTCTATGAGCGCCTCGGCTTTCAGACGATCGGTCGGCGCGAGAATTATTATAAGCATCCCTCCGGCGAGCGGTTGGCGGCGCTGACCATGCGCTGCGAGCTGTGA
- the tsaB gene encoding tRNA (adenosine(37)-N6)-threonylcarbamoyltransferase complex dimerization subunit type 1 TsaB, which yields MKLLAIDTALPAVSACVIDSDVAAPLSCESAAMERGHAEALLPLLERVVAAGGGFASIDRVAVTVGPGSFTGIRIGLAAGQAIALALRVPVVGVSTLAALAAPHILEPFDGVVAAAVDARHGHVYVTAYGPDGRTLLTPRRVGAHEALRALGDGPLKLVGSGAPLLAAEARASGVVAEIADARAAPDIALVARLGLAANPDTAPARPLYLKAPDAKPQGRGAADASIGA from the coding sequence ATGAAACTCCTCGCCATCGACACGGCGCTGCCCGCCGTCTCCGCCTGCGTGATCGATTCCGATGTCGCTGCGCCACTCTCCTGCGAGTCGGCGGCGATGGAGCGTGGCCATGCGGAGGCGCTGCTGCCGCTGCTCGAGCGCGTCGTCGCGGCGGGCGGCGGCTTCGCCTCGATCGACCGCGTCGCCGTCACCGTCGGCCCCGGCTCCTTCACCGGCATCCGCATCGGCCTCGCCGCCGGCCAGGCCATTGCGCTGGCGCTGCGCGTTCCCGTCGTCGGCGTGTCGACGCTGGCGGCGCTGGCGGCGCCGCATATTCTCGAGCCTTTCGACGGCGTGGTGGCGGCGGCCGTCGACGCGCGCCATGGCCATGTCTATGTGACCGCCTATGGCCCTGACGGGCGCACGCTGCTGACGCCGCGCCGCGTCGGCGCGCATGAGGCGCTGCGGGCGCTCGGCGACGGTCCGCTGAAGCTCGTCGGCTCCGGCGCGCCGCTGCTCGCCGCCGAGGCGCGCGCCTCCGGCGTCGTCGCCGAGATCGCCGATGCGCGCGCCGCGCCGGACATCGCCCTCGTCGCCCGCCTCGGCCTCGCCGCCAATCCCGACACGGCCCCGGCGCGTCCGCTCTATCTGAAGGCGCCCGACGCCAAGCCCCAGGGCCGCGGCGCCGCCGACGCCTCCATCGGCGCCTGA
- a CDS encoding NifU family protein, with translation MFIQTESTPNPSTLKFLPGRPVLAAGAREFRDAQAAAASPLAGALLAINGVEAVMFGPDFVSVTKADAEWAHLKPAVLGTIMEHFTSGAPIVLDEGEAAPAEFFDPADAELVATLKELLVTRVTPAVARDGGDIAFRGFRDGIVYLAMKGSCSGCPSSSATLKNGVENLLRHYVPQVRSVEQV, from the coding sequence ATGTTCATCCAGACCGAGTCCACCCCCAACCCTTCCACGCTGAAGTTCCTGCCCGGACGGCCCGTGCTCGCCGCGGGCGCGCGCGAGTTTCGCGATGCGCAGGCCGCCGCCGCCTCGCCGCTCGCCGGCGCGCTGCTCGCCATCAACGGCGTCGAGGCGGTGATGTTCGGTCCCGATTTCGTCTCCGTCACCAAGGCGGACGCCGAATGGGCGCATCTGAAGCCCGCCGTGCTCGGCACCATCATGGAGCATTTCACCTCCGGCGCGCCCATTGTCCTCGATGAGGGCGAGGCCGCTCCGGCCGAGTTCTTCGATCCCGCCGATGCGGAGCTCGTCGCGACGCTGAAGGAGCTGCTCGTCACCCGCGTGACCCCGGCGGTGGCGCGGGACGGCGGCGACATCGCCTTTCGCGGCTTTCGCGACGGAATCGTCTATCTCGCCATGAAAGGCTCCTGCTCGGGCTGCCCGTCCTCCTCGGCGACCTTGAAGAACGGCGTCGAGAATCTGTTGCGCCATTATGTGCCGCAGGTGCGAAGCGTCGAGCAGGTGTGA
- a CDS encoding L,D-transpeptidase — MIMDDGNADVGKRSERALLEFGSASLDRRSFLFGSTVGLGALGLAGCVDTDGMRRAEAAKLYAPVPSEKFPIPAVDVSKMDPKYFRQTVRYDSKEAPGTIVIDPGKYHLYRIEGDGVATRYGANVGRSGFLWSGEVYVGRKAEWPIWTPPKEMIARQPEARQYAGGMPGGLDNPLGARALYLYKNGVYTVYTIYSTSDPETIGAGITSGCTGLLSQDMIDLYARTPIKTKVIMLPA, encoded by the coding sequence ATGATCATGGACGATGGGAATGCCGACGTCGGCAAAAGAAGCGAGCGGGCTCTGCTTGAGTTCGGGTCGGCGAGTCTCGACCGCCGGTCGTTTCTGTTCGGCTCTACCGTCGGTCTCGGCGCGCTGGGGCTCGCCGGTTGCGTGGACACCGACGGCATGCGCCGCGCCGAGGCGGCAAAGCTCTACGCGCCGGTCCCGAGCGAGAAATTCCCGATACCGGCTGTCGATGTCAGCAAGATGGACCCGAAGTATTTTCGCCAGACGGTGCGCTACGACTCCAAAGAAGCGCCCGGCACGATCGTCATCGATCCCGGCAAATATCATCTCTACCGCATCGAAGGCGACGGTGTGGCCACGCGCTACGGCGCCAATGTCGGCCGCTCCGGCTTCCTGTGGAGCGGCGAGGTCTATGTCGGGCGCAAGGCCGAATGGCCCATTTGGACGCCGCCCAAGGAGATGATCGCGCGCCAGCCGGAGGCGCGCCAATATGCCGGCGGCATGCCGGGAGGTCTGGACAATCCGCTCGGCGCCCGCGCGCTCTATCTCTATAAGAACGGCGTCTACACGGTCTACACGATCTACAGCACCAGCGACCCCGAGACGATCGGCGCCGGCATCACCAGCGGCTGCACCGGCCTCCTCAGCCAGGACATGATCGACCTCTATGCGCGAACGCCGATCAAGACGAAGGTGATCATGCTGCCCGCCTAG